From the genome of Mixophyes fleayi isolate aMixFle1 chromosome 2, aMixFle1.hap1, whole genome shotgun sequence, one region includes:
- the ALDH3B1 gene encoding aldehyde dehydrogenase family 3 member B1 has translation MESYNETVDLLRRNFLAGKTRPIQFRLSQLEALNKLVEENKAALVQCLKKDLNKPPFEVELSELSMVQSEINLAVNNLSTWMKDEHVSKNLATTLDTAFIRKDPLGVVLVISPWNYPVHLTLIPLVGAIAAGNCVVVKPSEISQNTEKVLADLLPRYLDKDCFTVVCGGVPETTRLLENKFDYIFFTGSPNVGKIIMTAAAKHLTPVTLELGGKNPCYVHDDSDVQNAGRRIAWAKFFNAGQTCLAPDYVLCSEKYRDKLVGAIQTSIHEFYGEDPKQSPDLGRIISEKHFLRVSALLQSGKIVTGGQTDESERYIAPTVLVDVKASDPVMNEEIFGPVLPILTVSSVDEAIDFINQRERPLAAYAFSSSTQIVNQVLDRTSSGGFVANDGFMHTTIISLPFGGIGHSGMGMYHGKFTFDTFSHSRACLLRSDGREKLNEVRYPPYSESRLGFVLYAVGAKQKSSCVLS, from the exons ATGGAGTCCTACAACGAGACCGTCGACCTCCTGAGGCGCAACTTCCTGGCGGGGAAGACTCGGCCCATACAGTTCAGGTTGTCTCAGCTGGAAGCTCTGAATAAACTCGTGGAAGAGAATAAAGCTGCGCTAGTTCAGTGTCTAAAGAAAGATCTCAATAAG CCACCATTTGAAGTGGAGTTATCGGAGTTGAGCATGGTGCAGAGTGAAATTAACCTGGCGGTAAACAATCTAAGTACTTGGATGAAAGACGAACATGTTTCCAAAAATCTG GCTACCACTCTCGACACTGCATTTATCAGGAAGGATCCATTGGGGGTAGTTCTGGTAATTTCCCCTTGGAATTACCCTGTTCACCTGACTCTTATTCCGCTTGTTGGGGCGATAGCTGCAG GAAACTGTGTTGTGGTAAAGCCGTCTGAGATCAGTCAGAACACGGAGAAAGTACTCGCAGATCTTCTGCCTCGTTACCTTGATAAG GACTGCTTCACTGTGGTGTGTGGGGGGGTTCCCGAAACAACTCGTCTGCTGGAGAACAAGTTCGATTATATTTTCTTCACAG GTAGCCCAAATGTTGGTAAGATCATTATGACAGCGGCAGCAAAGCACCTGACACCGGTCACACTGGAGCTAGGCGGAAAGAATCCGTGTTACGTACATGATGACTCTGACGTGCAGAATGCAGGCAGGCGTATCGCGTGGGCAAAGTTCTTCAATGCCGGTCAGACATGCCTTGCCCCCGATTATGTCCTCTGCTCCGAGAAGTACAGGGATAAATTGGTGGGTGCTATACAGACGAGCATTCATGAGTTCTATGGGGAAGATCCAAAACAGTCCCCGGACCTGGGCAGGATCATCAGTGAGAAGCATTTCCTTCGGGTGTCTGCGCTGCTGCAGAGTGGGAAAATTGTGACTGGTGGACAGACGGATGAATCGGAGAGGTACATCG CTCCCACTGTCCTGGTAGATGTGAAAGCATCAGACCCAGTGATGAATGAAGAGATTTTCGGTCCAGTTCTTCCCATCCTCACAGTCTCCAGTGTAGATGAGGCGATAGACTTCATTAACCAGAGAGAGAGACCTTTGGCTGCGTACGCGTTCTCCTCCAGCACCCAG ATTGTGAATCAGGTCCTGGACCGGACAAGCAGTGGAGGATTCGTCGCTAATGACGGCTTCATGCACACCACCATTATCTCTCTGCCATTTGGAGGAATCG GACACAGCGGGATGGGCATGTATCACGGCAAGTTCACCTTTGACACATTCTCTCATAGCCGCGCATGCCTCCTGCGCAGTGATGGCCGGGAGAAATTAAACGAGGTCCGTTACCCACCCTACAGTGAGAGTCGACTGGGTTTCGTCCTCTATGCCGTGGGAGCAAAACAAAAATCATCCTGTGTCCTCTCCTGA